The Candidatus Obscuribacterales bacterium genome includes a window with the following:
- a CDS encoding 4-hydroxybenzoate solanesyltransferase produces the protein MLTQQSPSNEPRWKAILRLLRWDKPTGRLILMIPALWAVVLAAHRQVPGQLPPWPLVGVIILGSLATSAAGCVVNDLWDRNIDPKVSRTRDRPLASRALSIQTGIGVLLVSLVCAWGLSLYLNPFSFWLCVAAVPVILLYPSAKRVFPIPQLVLSIAWGFAVLISWSAVTAGLESAVWPLWGATVLWTLGFDTVYAMADREDDRRIGVRSSALFFGSRAAAAVGICFAGAAVLLGITGWMLSLGVLFWITWALSLPVWTWHYWELRRTKPHPSLYGKVFRQNVSLGFWLLAGMVLGSQF, from the coding sequence TGCGCTGGGATAAACCCACCGGCCGCCTGATCTTGATGATTCCAGCTCTGTGGGCGGTGGTGCTGGCAGCCCATCGTCAAGTTCCGGGGCAATTGCCACCTTGGCCGTTGGTGGGGGTGATTATTCTGGGTAGCTTGGCCACCAGCGCGGCGGGCTGTGTGGTCAATGATCTCTGGGATCGCAATATTGACCCGAAGGTAAGCCGAACGCGCGATCGCCCCCTAGCGTCCCGTGCCCTGTCGATTCAAACCGGCATCGGGGTTTTGCTGGTGTCGCTTGTCTGCGCTTGGGGTCTATCGCTGTACCTGAATCCGTTTAGCTTTTGGCTATGTGTGGCGGCGGTGCCGGTCATTTTGCTCTACCCTTCTGCCAAGCGAGTGTTTCCCATTCCCCAATTGGTGTTGTCCATTGCCTGGGGCTTTGCGGTGTTGATTAGCTGGAGTGCGGTGACGGCGGGGCTGGAGTCGGCGGTGTGGCCCCTGTGGGGGGCTACGGTGCTGTGGACGCTGGGCTTTGATACGGTTTATGCCATGGCGGATCGGGAGGATGACCGGCGGATTGGGGTGCGATCGAGTGCCCTGTTTTTTGGATCGCGGGCAGCGGCAGCGGTGGGCATCTGTTTTGCTGGCGCGGCTGTACTGCTGGGGATCACAGGCTGGATGCTGTCTTTGGGCGTTTTGTTCTGGATCACCTGGGCTTTGTCCCTGCCAGTGTGGACCTGGCACTACTGGGAGCTGCGCCGCACGAAGCCCCATCCGTCGCTCTATGGCAAGGTGTTTCGCCAGAATGTGAGCCTAGGATTTTGGCTACTGGCGGGGATGGTGTTGGGCAGCCAGTTTTGA